In one Agelaius phoeniceus isolate bAgePho1 chromosome 21, bAgePho1.hap1, whole genome shotgun sequence genomic region, the following are encoded:
- the RALGDS gene encoding ral guanine nucleotide dissociation stimulator isoform X5, translating into MMIDSQSSTQEIGEELEDGVIYSISLRKVQLHHTANKGQRWLGFENESALNLYETCKVRTIKAGTLEKLVEYLVSAFKGNDSTYVTIFLCTYRAFATTKQVLDLLLNRYGKLHVQANGDHARHTVDERMELKNTISSILGAWLDQYSEDFRKPPDFACLKQLISYVRHNIPGSDLERRARILLAQFQQQEQSEAEAEAVDHSSCTFQLVEENGVGDGKPDFLSFSPEMVAEQFTLMDAELFKKVVPYHCLGCIWSQRDKKGKEHLAPTIRATVSQFNSVANCVIATCLGDRSLKPQQRAKVVERWIEVARECRILKNFSSLRAILSALQCNAVHRLKKTWDEVLRESFRTFHELSEIFSDENNHSLSRELLIKEGTSKFATLEINPKRAQKRQQQQREMGVMQGTIPYLGTFLTDLVMLDTAMKDFLDGGLINFEKRRKEFEVIAQIKLLQSACNNYSFTQEDQFVEWFHSLERLSEAESYGLSCEIEPLSESASNTLKAKKNTGIIKRWSDRQPPSTEPCASGSSHSKSFDQLKCGQYLCSGDATDSVSVTSAGSSSSDVEEINISFIPESPDCQEKKVSEIPLASLPQRWYAPSVADGEAKPTVSSASPLLPALQFWESTSLSSLDTSGIGSGSSSASSSSVSSTPVTASRTHKRSVSGISSYSSLSLPLYNQQVDDCCIIRVSLAVDNGNMYKSILVTSQDKTPVVIRKAMAKHNLDGDRPEDYELVQIISEERELKIPDNANVFYAMNSAANYDFVLKKRGFSKGVKIKHGSSSTLPRMKQKGLKIAKGIF; encoded by the exons GGACCTTGGAGAAGCTGGTGGAGTACCTGGTCTCAGCCTTCAAGGGCAATGACTCCACCTATGTCACCATCTTCCTGTGCACCTACCGGGCCTTCGCCACCACCAAGCAAGTGCTGGACCTGCTGTTGAACAG GTATGGCAAACTCCACGTGCAGGCGAATGGGGACCATGCCAGGCACACTGTGGACGAGAGGATGGAGCTGAAGAA CACCATCTCCTCCATCCTGGGGGCCTGGCTGGACCAGTACTCGGAGGATTTCCGCAAGCCCCCCGACTTTGCCTGCCTGAAGCAGCTCATCTCCTACGTGCGCCACAACATCCCCGGCTCCGACCTGGAGCGCCGAGCCCGCATCCTGCTGGCCcagttccagcagcaggagcagagcgaGGCCGAGGCAGAAG CTGTGGACCACAGCAGCTGCACCTTCCAGCTGGTGGAAGAGAACGGGGTCGGTGATGGGAAGCCAGatttcctctccttctccccAGAGATGGTGGCAGAACAGTTCACACTGATGGATGCT GAGCTGTTCAAGAAAGTGGTGCCTTACCACTGCCTGGGCTGCATCTGGTCCCAGAGGGACAAGAAGGGCAAAGAGCACCTGGCCCCCACCATCCGTGCCACAGTCTCCCAGTTCAACAGTGTGGCCAACTGTGTCATTGCCACTTGTCTTGGGGACAGGTCCCTGAAGCCACAGCAGAGGGCCAAGGTGGTGGAGCGGTGGATCGAAGTGGCTCGG GAGTGCCGGATCCTGAAGAACTTCTCCTCCCTCAGAGCCATCCTCTCAGCCCTGCAGTGCAACGCTGTGCACCGGCTCAAGAAAACCTGGGATGAGGTCCTGAG ggagagcttcCGCACATTCCATGAGCTCTCCGAGATCTTCTCCGACGAGAACAACCACTCGCTGAGCCGGGAGCTTCTCATCAAG GAGGGCACATCCAAATTTGCCACCTTGGAGATCAACCCAAAGAGGGCTCAgaagcggcagcagcagcagcgagaGATG ggtgTGATGCAGGGCACCATTCCCTACCTTGGCACCTTCCTGACGGACCTGGTGATGCTGGACACGGCCATGAAGGATTTCCTGGAT ggTGGGCTGATCAACTTTGAGAAGAGAAGGAAG GAGTTTGAAGTCATCGCACAGATCAAGCTGCTCCAGTCAGCCTGCAACAACTACAGCTTCACACAGGAGGATCAGTTTGTGGAGTGGTTCCACAGCCTGGAGCGGCTCAGCGAGGCTGAGAG CTATGGGCTGTCGTGTGAGATTGAGCCACTGTCAGAGTCAGCCAGCAACACGTTGAAGGCCAAGAAAAACACGGGCATCATCAAGAGATGGAGCGA CCGGCAGCCACcaagcacagagccctgtgccagcGGCAGCTCCCACTCGAAATCCTTTGACCAGCTCAAGTGTGGGCAGTACCTGTGCAGTGGGGATGCCACTGACTCAGTGAGTGTCACCtctgctggctccagcagctctgacgTGGAGGAGATCAACATCAGCTTCATCCCTGAGTCCCCCGACTGCCAGGAGAAGAAG GTCAGTGAGATCCCTCTGGCCTCCCTCCCCCAGCGCTGGTACGCCCCGTCTGTGGCCGATGGAGAAGCTAAACCCACTGTGTCCTCCGcatcccctctcctccctgccctccagTTCTGGGAATCCACCTCCCTCTCTTCCCTGGACACGTCAGGCATCGGCTCAGGCTCCAGCAGTGCCTCCTCCTCTTCCGTCTCCTCCACGCCGGTGACGGCCTCCCGCACTCACAAGCGCTCGGTCTCCGGCATCTCCAGCTACTCCTCACTCTCGCTGCCCCTCTACAACCAGCAGGTCGACGACTGTTGCATCATCCGAGTCAGCCTGGCTGTGGACAACGGCAACATGTACAAGAGCATCCTG GTGACAAGCCAGGACAAGACCCCCGTGGTTATTCGCAAGGCCATGGCCAAACACAACCTGGATGGGGACCGGCCTGAAGACTATGAGCTTGTCCAGATCATCTCGGAGGAgagag AGCTGAAGATCCCCGACAATGCCAACGTCTTCTACGCCATGAACTCCGCTGCCAACTATGACTTTGTGCTCAAGAAGCGGGGTTTCTCCAAGGGGGTGAAAATCAAGCACGGCTCCAGCTCCACCCTGCCCAGGATGAAGCAGAAAGGCCTGAAGATCGCCAAGGGCATCTTCTAG